Proteins encoded by one window of Phytohabitans houttuyneae:
- a CDS encoding non-ribosomal peptide synthetase has translation MSSRFDLEFSLGEAFDDEGRPAGLRGVLTVAADLFDTPAAERFANWFAHVLDVVTTSASVPVHAVDVLDAVSRELVVRSWNDTVVAVPDVSVSVLFEQQAVLTPDAVAVVADGVGVTYRQLDAAANRLAWGLRRQGVGAESVVGLCLPRGVEMITAILAVWKAGAAYLPVDAALPVDRVGFMLADSGARLVLAAGRAGLPTGVPVVLLDDAVLAGCPDTPLGVVPEAAGLAYVIYTSGSTGTPKGVAVTHGSLTNYVSSVSDRLGWTGQDARYALLQAQVTDLGNTVVFISLVTGGQLHILDEQAVVDPAAVADYLAEQRIDFVKAVPSHLAALSAGSSLAAVLPRQSLVLGGEAAPAGWLRELVATAGDERKVFNHYGPTETTIGVATTRLTAEALDGTAAPIGSPIGNTHLFVLDDGLRPVPVGVTGELYVSGAGVARGYIGQSGLTGSRFVASPFGDGERMYRTGDRAKWTPDGDVVFLGRADEQVKVRGFRIEPGEIEAVLLAHPEVVQAAVIVREDAAGDKRLVAYVVGDAGEQELKAYVGQRLPDYMVPSAVVVLPALPLTANGKLDRKALPAPEYASGAGRGPADLREELLCAAFAQVLGVDSVGVDDNFFDLGGHSLLAVRLTSRIRAVLGVEVPLRTLFETPTVAGLAARLAAATSGRARPGLRAVERPERVPLSFAQRRLWFLAQLEGPSPTYNLPMVVRLGTDLDVAAFAAALRDVIARHEALRTVFPSVDGEPYQRILDPDELGWELEVVRVGAGELDQAVARATGHAFDLAVEAPVRAWLFDSGSGEHVLVLVMHHIASDGWSMAPLGRDLSTAYAARVEGRPVDWRPLPVQYADYALWQRQLLGDESDPESLLAEQVAYWRQALAGAPEELALPHDRSRPAVASHRGHRVPVEVPAEVHERLVALARAEGVTPFMVLQAALAALLSRLGAGEDIPIGSPIAGRTDEALDHLVGFFVNTLVIRTDLSGDPEFRQVLSRVREAGLGALAHQDVPFERLVEELSPARSLARHPLFQVMLTMRNNERGALDMPVAQTSGETSAADRAAVVSARFDLDVIMGEEFDDQGRPAGLRGSVTAAVDLFDLASVEVLADRWKRVLTAVTAAPDMPLHAVDVLDAPERERVVSVWNDTAMPLPVLATTRELIVERAVSRPDAVAVVCGGESLTYRELVERAGRLSWELREFGVGPESIVALCLDRGVDMVVAMLAVWQAGAAYLPLDPDYPTDRLTYTLADSGASVLLRHGHVFDSDTVATVTLDDPQVRARIASRPSTLLDVPSSGDGLAYVIYTSGSTGRPKGVQITHRNLVNFLVGMAQRPGLSSSDVLLAVTTLSFDIAGLELLLPLLVGARVVVADRDTARTPDVLAGEIVRRGVTVMQATPATWQMLVDDGWAGAPALRVLCGGEALPATLAEALLARSGGVWNMYGPTETTIWSTCQPLEHGGPILLGTPIANTQVYVLDAHLKPVPAGVAGELFIGGDGVARGYRGRAGLTAERFVADPFAGGGARLYRTGDLVKWSGDGRLVFLGRIDHQVKIRGFRIELGEIETVLLAHPGVVRAAVLAREDTPGDKRLVAYVVGDGLVEQELKAFAGQRLPDYMVPAAVMVLPEFPLTPNGKLDRKALPVPEYTVGAGRAPSNVREELLCAAFAQVLGVDGVGVDDSFFVLGGHSLLAVRLISRIRAVLGVEVPLRVLFEAPTVAGLAARLTEAETDPLRPLLRAGARPERVPLSFAQRRLWFLGQLEGPSPTYNLPTVARLGGDLDVAAFGAALRDVIDRHEPLRTVFPAVDGEPYQWVLEPAELDWRLEVVHVAPEQLPDAVAQATRYTFDLSSEVPIRAWLFDSGTDERVLVLVVHHIASDGWSMAPLGRDLSAAYAARLGGARPVWEPLPVQYADFALWQRQLLGDESDPESLLAAQMAYWRQALAGVPEELALPYDRPRPAVASHRAHRVPMEVPAQVHQRLVDVARAEGVTPFMVLQAALAVTLSRLGGGDDIPIGSPIAGRTDEALDNLVGFFLNTLVIRTDLSGDPEFRQVLARVRETTLGALAHQDVPFERLVEELAPSRSLARHPLFQVMLTLHNAERVSVEFSGVRTSGGASVLGSQDVTPGRYDLFVAINESFDADGRPAGLHGVVTLDADLFEAPAAERFANWFARVLDVVTASATTRVRAVDVLDAVSRELVVRSWNDTVVAVPDVSVSVLFEQQAVLTPDAVAVVADGVGVTYRQLDAAANRLAWGLRRQGVGAESVVGLCLPRGVEMITAILAVWKAGAAYLPVDAALPVDRVGFMLADSGARLVLAAGRAGLPTGVPVVLLDDAVLAGCPDTPLGVVPEAAGLAYVIYTSGSTGTPKGVAVTHGSLTNYVSSVSDRLGWTGQDARYALLQAQVTDLGNTVVFISLVTGGQLHILDEQAVVDPAAVADYLAEQRIDFVKAVPSHLAALSAGSSLAAVLPRQSLVLGGEAAPAGWLRELVATAGDERKVFNHYGPTETTIGVATTRLTAEALDGTAAPIGSPIGNTHLFVLDDGLRPVPVGVTGELYVSGAGVARGYIGQSGLTGSRFVASPFGDGERMYRTGDRAKWTPDGDVVFLGRADEQVKVRGFRIEPGEIEAVLLAHPEVVQAAVIVREDAAGDKRLVAYVVGDAGEQELKAYVGQRLPDYMVPSAVVVLPALPLTANGKLDRKALPAPEQAAAKRAPSSERETVLCEIFAQVLGLDSVGVDDNFFDLGGHSLLAIRLLSRIRARLGVEVKIRMLFEAPTVAQLAEKLGNQKTNRPALRPMRKETD, from the coding sequence GTGTCGTCCCGGTTCGACCTCGAGTTCAGCCTGGGCGAGGCGTTCGACGACGAGGGACGCCCGGCGGGCCTGCGCGGTGTTCTGACCGTCGCCGCCGACCTCTTCGACACGCCGGCGGCCGAGCGGTTCGCGAACTGGTTCGCGCACGTCCTGGACGTGGTGACCACCTCTGCCAGCGTGCCGGTGCACGCGGTCGACGTGCTCGATGCGGTGTCGCGTGAGCTTGTGGTGCGTTCGTGGAACGACACGGTGGTGGCGGTGCCGGATGTGTCGGTGTCTGTTTTGTTTGAGCAGCAGGCGGTGCTGACGCCGGATGCGGTGGCGGTGGTCGCGGACGGTGTCGGTGTGACGTATCGGCAGTTGGATGCGGCGGCGAACCGGTTGGCGTGGGGTCTGCGGCGGCAGGGTGTGGGTGCGGAGTCGGTGGTTGGTCTGTGCCTGCCTCGCGGTGTGGAGATGATCACGGCGATTCTGGCGGTGTGGAAGGCGGGTGCGGCCTATCTGCCGGTGGATGCGGCGTTGCCGGTGGATCGGGTTGGGTTCATGCTGGCCGACAGTGGTGCCCGGTTGGTGTTGGCCGCCGGCCGGGCGGGTTTGCCCACTGGTGTGCCGGTGGTGCTGCTCGATGATGCGGTGCTGGCGGGCTGCCCGGACACCCCGCTGGGTGTGGTGCCGGAGGCGGCCGGTCTGGCCTACGTGATCTACACGTCGGGTTCGACTGGGACGCCGAAGGGTGTCGCGGTGACGCACGGGTCGCTGACGAATTATGTGTCGAGCGTGTCCGATCGTCTGGGGTGGACCGGTCAGGACGCCCGTTACGCGCTGTTGCAGGCGCAGGTGACGGACCTGGGTAACACGGTGGTGTTCATCAGCTTGGTGACGGGTGGTCAGCTGCACATCCTGGATGAGCAGGCGGTGGTGGATCCGGCGGCGGTTGCCGACTATCTGGCGGAGCAGCGGATCGACTTTGTCAAGGCGGTGCCGTCGCACCTGGCGGCGTTGTCTGCGGGTTCGTCGTTGGCGGCGGTGCTGCCGCGCCAGTCGTTGGTGTTGGGTGGTGAGGCGGCGCCGGCTGGTTGGTTGCGGGAGCTGGTCGCGACGGCTGGTGATGAGCGGAAGGTGTTCAACCACTACGGCCCGACCGAGACCACGATCGGTGTCGCCACCACTCGCCTGACCGCTGAGGCGCTGGACGGCACAGCGGCCCCGATCGGCTCACCGATCGGCAACACCCACCTGTTCGTTCTCGACGACGGCCTTCGGCCGGTGCCGGTGGGTGTGACGGGCGAGTTGTATGTGTCGGGTGCGGGTGTGGCTCGCGGCTACATCGGACAGTCCGGGTTGACGGGTTCGCGGTTTGTGGCCAGTCCGTTCGGTGACGGTGAGCGGATGTACCGGACCGGTGACCGTGCGAAGTGGACGCCGGACGGGGATGTGGTGTTCCTGGGCCGGGCGGATGAGCAGGTCAAGGTGCGTGGGTTCCGGATCGAGCCGGGTGAGATCGAGGCGGTCCTGCTCGCACATCCCGAGGTCGTTCAGGCGGCGGTCATCGTCCGGGAAGACGCGGCCGGTGACAAGCGGCTGGTCGCCTACGTCGTCGGTGACGCCGGTGAGCAGGAGCTCAAGGCGTACGTCGGCCAGCGGCTACCGGACTACATGGTGCCCTCCGCCGTCGTCGTCCTGCCCGCACTTCCACTGACCGCAAACGGAAAGCTCGACCGCAAAGCCCTCCCGGCGCCGGAGTACGCGTCGGGCGCCGGCCGGGGACCGGCAGACCTGCGCGAGGAGCTGCTGTGCGCGGCCTTCGCCCAGGTGCTCGGTGTGGACAGCGTCGGCGTCGACGACAACTTCTTCGACCTCGGCGGCCACTCCCTGCTCGCGGTGCGGCTCACCTCCCGCATCCGGGCGGTGCTCGGCGTCGAGGTGCCGCTGCGGACCCTCTTCGAGACGCCCACGGTGGCGGGCCTCGCCGCGAGGCTGGCCGCCGCGACATCCGGCCGCGCCCGCCCGGGGCTGCGGGCGGTGGAGCGGCCGGAGCGGGTACCGCTCTCGTTCGCCCAGCGCCGCCTGTGGTTCCTCGCCCAGCTCGAAGGCCCCAGCCCCACCTACAACCTGCCCATGGTGGTCCGGTTGGGCACGGACCTTGACGTGGCCGCGTTCGCGGCGGCGTTGCGGGACGTGATCGCCCGCCACGAGGCGCTGCGTACCGTCTTCCCGTCGGTGGACGGCGAGCCGTACCAGCGGATCCTGGACCCCGACGAGCTCGGCTGGGAGCTGGAGGTCGTGCGGGTCGGCGCCGGTGAGCTGGACCAGGCCGTCGCTCGGGCGACCGGGCACGCGTTCGACCTCGCCGTCGAGGCACCGGTCCGCGCGTGGCTGTTCGACAGCGGGTCGGGCGAGCACGTGCTGGTGCTCGTCATGCACCACATCGCGAGCGACGGCTGGTCAATGGCGCCGCTCGGACGGGACCTCTCCACCGCGTACGCCGCGCGCGTCGAAGGCCGCCCCGTCGACTGGCGCCCGCTGCCCGTGCAGTACGCGGACTACGCGCTGTGGCAGCGCCAGTTGCTCGGTGACGAGAGTGACCCGGAGAGCCTGCTGGCTGAGCAGGTGGCGTACTGGCGGCAGGCGCTGGCGGGTGCGCCGGAGGAGTTGGCGCTGCCGCACGACCGGTCCCGGCCCGCGGTGGCCAGCCACCGCGGTCATCGGGTACCGGTGGAGGTGCCGGCCGAGGTGCACGAGCGGCTTGTGGCGCTGGCGCGGGCCGAGGGCGTGACACCGTTCATGGTGCTACAGGCGGCTTTGGCGGCGCTGCTGTCCCGGCTCGGCGCGGGTGAGGACATCCCGATCGGTTCGCCGATCGCCGGCCGTACCGACGAAGCGCTCGACCACCTGGTCGGCTTCTTCGTCAACACCCTCGTCATCCGCACGGACCTCTCGGGCGACCCGGAGTTTCGGCAGGTGCTGTCCCGGGTGCGCGAGGCAGGCCTGGGCGCGCTCGCGCACCAGGACGTGCCGTTCGAGCGGCTTGTCGAGGAGCTGTCCCCGGCGCGGTCGCTGGCCCGCCACCCGCTCTTCCAGGTCATGCTCACCATGCGCAACAACGAGCGCGGCGCACTCGACATGCCGGTGGCGCAGACCAGCGGCGAAACCTCGGCCGCCGACCGGGCCGCGGTGGTCTCGGCCCGCTTCGACCTCGACGTGATCATGGGTGAGGAGTTTGACGACCAGGGACGCCCGGCCGGCCTGCGCGGCTCGGTGACCGCCGCCGTCGACCTGTTCGACCTCGCCTCGGTCGAGGTGCTGGCAGACCGCTGGAAGCGGGTGCTGACCGCGGTGACGGCCGCACCGGACATGCCGCTGCACGCGGTCGATGTGCTGGATGCGCCGGAGCGCGAGCGTGTGGTCAGTGTCTGGAACGACACGGCGATGCCGTTGCCGGTGTTGGCTACGACGCGTGAGTTGATCGTGGAGCGTGCGGTGTCGCGGCCGGATGCGGTGGCGGTGGTGTGTGGCGGGGAGTCGTTGACGTATCGCGAGCTTGTGGAGCGGGCGGGCCGGCTTTCGTGGGAGCTGCGGGAGTTCGGTGTCGGGCCGGAGTCGATTGTCGCGCTGTGTCTGGACCGTGGTGTGGACATGGTGGTGGCGATGTTGGCGGTGTGGCAGGCCGGTGCCGCCTATCTGCCGCTGGACCCGGACTATCCGACCGATCGCCTGACTTACACCCTCGCGGACAGTGGGGCGTCGGTGTTGTTGCGGCACGGTCACGTGTTCGACAGCGACACGGTGGCGACGGTGACCCTGGACGATCCGCAGGTGCGGGCCAGGATCGCGTCCCGCCCGTCCACACTCCTCGATGTGCCGTCGTCGGGTGACGGGTTGGCTTACGTCATTTACACCTCGGGCTCCACCGGCCGGCCGAAGGGTGTGCAGATCACCCACCGGAACCTGGTCAACTTCCTGGTCGGTATGGCCCAGCGCCCTGGACTGTCCAGTTCGGATGTTCTGCTCGCGGTTACCACGTTGTCGTTCGACATCGCCGGTTTGGAGTTGTTGCTGCCGCTGCTGGTCGGTGCCCGGGTGGTGGTCGCCGACCGGGACACCGCCCGCACCCCTGACGTGCTGGCCGGTGAGATCGTCCGGCGTGGGGTGACGGTGATGCAGGCGACCCCGGCGACGTGGCAGATGCTGGTCGATGACGGCTGGGCGGGTGCGCCTGCCCTGCGCGTGTTGTGTGGTGGTGAAGCGCTACCGGCGACGTTGGCGGAGGCGTTGCTGGCCCGTAGCGGCGGTGTGTGGAACATGTACGGGCCGACCGAGACGACGATCTGGTCCACTTGCCAGCCGCTTGAACACGGCGGCCCGATCCTGTTGGGCACGCCGATCGCGAACACCCAGGTGTATGTGCTGGATGCGCATTTGAAGCCGGTCCCGGCGGGTGTGGCGGGTGAGTTGTTCATCGGTGGTGACGGTGTGGCCCGCGGTTACCGGGGTCGGGCTGGGTTGACGGCGGAAAGGTTTGTCGCGGACCCGTTCGCTGGTGGTGGGGCGCGGCTTTACCGCACTGGTGATCTGGTCAAGTGGTCTGGTGACGGCCGGCTGGTGTTCCTGGGTCGGATTGATCACCAGGTGAAGATCCGTGGGTTCCGGATCGAGTTGGGTGAGATCGAGACGGTGCTGCTGGCGCACCCGGGTGTGGTGCGGGCGGCGGTGCTGGCTCGTGAGGACACTCCGGGTGACAAGCGGCTGGTCGCTTACGTCGTCGGTGACGGGCTCGTTGAGCAGGAGTTGAAGGCGTTCGCTGGTCAGCGGTTGCCGGACTACATGGTCCCGGCCGCCGTCATGGTGTTGCCGGAGTTCCCGCTGACGCCGAACGGGAAGCTGGACCGTAAGGCCCTTCCGGTTCCGGAGTACACGGTCGGCGCCGGGCGGGCCCCGTCGAACGTGCGGGAAGAGTTGTTGTGTGCCGCGTTTGCTCAGGTGCTGGGTGTGGACGGGGTGGGTGTGGATGACAGCTTCTTTGTCCTGGGTGGACACTCGCTGCTCGCGGTGCGGCTGATCTCCCGCATCCGCGCCGTCCTCGGCGTCGAAGTGCCGCTGCGGGTGCTGTTCGAGGCGCCGACCGTCGCCGGCCTCGCGGCACGGCTCACCGAGGCCGAGACCGACCCGCTGCGGCCGCTGCTGCGTGCCGGGGCGCGGCCGGAGCGGGTGCCGCTGTCGTTCGCCCAGCGGCGGCTGTGGTTCCTCGGCCAGCTGGAAGGGCCCAGCCCGACCTACAACCTGCCGACTGTCGCCCGCCTCGGCGGCGACCTGGACGTGGCGGCGTTCGGTGCCGCGCTGCGGGACGTGATCGACCGCCACGAGCCGCTGCGCACCGTGTTCCCGGCGGTGGACGGCGAGCCGTACCAGTGGGTCCTGGAACCCGCGGAGCTGGACTGGCGGTTGGAGGTCGTCCACGTCGCGCCGGAGCAGCTCCCGGACGCGGTGGCACAGGCGACCCGCTACACGTTCGACCTGTCGAGCGAGGTGCCCATCCGGGCGTGGCTGTTCGACAGCGGGACTGACGAGCGGGTACTCGTGCTGGTCGTCCACCACATCGCCAGCGACGGCTGGTCCATGGCCCCGCTGGGCCGCGACCTGTCCGCCGCGTACGCCGCACGGCTCGGCGGCGCGCGGCCGGTGTGGGAGCCGCTGCCGGTCCAGTACGCCGACTTCGCGCTGTGGCAGCGCCAGCTGCTCGGCGACGAGAGCGACCCGGAAAGCCTGCTCGCCGCGCAGATGGCGTACTGGCGGCAGGCGCTCGCCGGGGTTCCCGAAGAACTCGCGCTGCCGTACGACCGGCCACGACCGGCCGTGGCCAGCCACCGCGCCCATCGGGTACCGATGGAGGTGCCCGCGCAGGTGCACCAGCGGCTGGTGGACGTGGCCCGGGCCGAGGGCGTGACGCCGTTCATGGTGCTGCAGGCGGCGCTGGCGGTGACGCTGTCCCGGCTCGGCGGGGGCGACGACATCCCGATCGGCTCGCCGATCGCCGGCCGCACCGACGAGGCGCTCGACAACCTGGTCGGCTTCTTCCTCAACACCCTCGTCATCCGGACCGATCTGTCCGGCGACCCGGAGTTCCGGCAGGTGCTGGCCCGGGTGCGGGAGACGACGTTGGGCGCCCTCGCCCACCAGGACGTGCCGTTCGAACGGCTCGTCGAGGAGCTGGCGCCGAGCCGGTCGCTGGCCCGCCACCCGCTCTTCCAGGTCATGCTCACGCTCCACAACGCGGAGCGGGTCTCGGTGGAGTTCTCCGGCGTTCGTACGAGCGGTGGCGCGTCGGTGCTCGGCAGCCAGGACGTGACGCCGGGACGGTACGACCTCTTTGTCGCCATCAACGAGTCCTTCGACGCGGACGGGCGGCCGGCCGGCCTGCACGGTGTGGTCACGCTCGACGCGGACCTGTTCGAGGCGCCGGCGGCCGAGCGGTTCGCGAACTGGTTTGCCCGCGTCCTGGATGTGGTGACGGCTTCGGCCACCACCCGGGTCCGCGCGGTCGACGTGCTCGATGCGGTGTCGCGTGAGCTTGTGGTGCGTTCGTGGAACGACACGGTGGTGGCGGTGCCGGATGTGTCGGTGTCTGTTTTGTTTGAGCAGCAGGCGGTGCTGACGCCGGATGCGGTGGCGGTGGTCGCGGACGGTGTCGGTGTGACGTATCGGCAGTTGGATGCGGCGGCGAACCGGTTGGCGTGGGGTCTGCGGCGGCAGGGTGTGGGTGCGGAGTCGGTGGTTGGTCTGTGCCTGCCTCGCGGTGTGGAGATGATCACGGCGATTCTGGCGGTGTGGAAGGCGGGTGCGGCCTATCTGCCGGTGGATGCGGCGTTGCCGGTGGATCGGGTTGGGTTCATGCTGGCCGACAGTGGTGCCCGGTTGGTGTTGGCCGCCGGCCGGGCGGGTTTGCCCACTGGTGTGCCGGTGGTGCTGCTCGATGATGCGGTGCTGGCGGGCTGCCCGGACACCCCGCTGGGTGTGGTGCCGGAGGCGGCCGGTCTGGCCTACGTGATCTACACGTCGGGTTCGACTGGGACGCCGAAGGGTGTCGCGGTGACGCACGGGTCGCTGACGAATTATGTGTCGAGCGTGTCCGATCGTCTGGGGTGGACCGGTCAGGACGCCCGTTACGCGCTGTTGCAGGCGCAGGTGACGGACCTGGGTAACACGGTGGTGTTCATCAGCTTGGTGACGGGTGGTCAGCTGCACATCCTGGATGAGCAGGCGGTGGTGGATCCGGCGGCGGTTGCCGACTATCTGGCGGAGCAGCGGATCGACTTTGTCAAGGCGGTGCCGTCGCACCTGGCGGCGTTGTCTGCGGGTTCGTCGTTGGCGGCGGTGCTGCCGCGCCAGTCGTTGGTGTTGGGTGGTGAGGCGGCGCCGGCTGGTTGGTTGCGGGAGCTGGTCGCGACGGCTGGTGATGAGCGGAAGGTGTTCAACCACTACGGCCCGACCGAGACCACGATCGGTGTCGCCACCACTCGCCTGACCGCTGAGGCGCTGGACGGCACAGCGGCCCCGATCGGCTCACCGATCGGCAACACCCACCTGTTCGTTCTCGACGACGGCCTTCGGCCGGTGCCGGTGGGTGTGACGGGCGAGTTGTATGTGTCGGGTGCGGGTGTGGCTCGCGGCTACATCGGACAGTCCGGGTTGACGGGTTCGCGGTTTGTGGCCAGTCCGTTCGGTGACGGTGAGCGGATGTACCGGACCGGTGACCGTGCGAAGTGGACGCCGGACGGGGATGTGGTGTTCCTGGGCCGGGCGGATGAGCAGGTCAAGGTGCGTGGGTTCCGGATCGAGCCGGGTGAGATCGAGGCGGTCCTGCTCGCACATCCCGAGGTCGTTCAGGCGGCGGTCATCGTCCGGGAAGACGCGGCCGGTGACAAGCGGCTGGTCGCCTACGTCGTCGGTGACGCCGGTGAGCAGGAGCTCAAGGCCTACGTCGGCCAGCGGCTACCGGACTACATGGTGCCCTCCGCCGTCGTCGTCCTGCCCGCACTCCCACTGACCGCAAACGGAAAGCTCGACCGCAAAGCCCTCCCCGCACCGGAGCAGGCCGCCGCCAAGCGGGCGCCGTCCAGCGAGCGGGAAACGGTGCTGTGCGAGATCTTCGCGCAGGTGCTGGGGCTGGACTCGGTCGGCGTCGACGACAACTTCTTCGACCTGGGTGGCCACTCGCTGCTCGCGATCCGGTTGCTGTCCCGGATCCGCGCGCGGCTCGGCGTCGAAGTGAAGATCCGGATGCTCTTCGAAGCACCCACAGTGGCACAACTTGCGGAAAAGCTCGGAAACCAAAAGACGAACCGGCCGGCATTGCGTCCGATGCGTAAGGAGACAGACTGA